GGTACGGACACCAGGGGCCTCCCGGAGTGCAGCGACAGCTGACACGGGAGACCCGATCATGTGGGCGCGCACACGTCCGCCGCTTGGCGAAATCTTGACGAGAACCTGCCAGTACCTACCGGTCCGGGAGGTGCTTCCTCCGGCCGGGCGAGGCGGCGGCGACCGTCTGGGTGCGCCATCTGCCCACCGTCTTCAGCAGCTGGTCGGCCGGATCACGCAGCCGGGGATGGGCGTTGACCGTGTTGCGCAGCCCGCGGACCGGTCTGCGCCACAGCCGGTGGGCCAGCGCCACCGGGTGCGGGCGGGCCGCGAAGCCCTCGGCGACCCGCAGCTCGCGGGTCTTCAGCCAGTCCTTGTACTCCTTGTCGCCGCGCCCGAGGTCGACGAGGGTCACCCCGTGCCGGGCCGCCGCCTCGGCGGTCCGCAGATGCATCATCAACCCCGGTGAGTAGTAGTGGAGTTCGGGGTCGTAGGCGGTGAACCAGGCCGCGAGCACCGTGCTGGAGCGGGGGCCGAAGTGGGCCGCGACCGGCCGGTCGCCCGCGTACAGCACGGACAGCACCCCGGTGAAGTGCTCCTCGCGGACGCGGAAGAGATGGTCGACGAGGCCGACGATCCACGGCCGGGAGAACCGGTCCATGCGGCCGGTCCTGCGGTACTGCGCGGACTTCCACCGCATGAGGGTGCGCAGCATCTCCGGGTCGCGTTCGTCGAACTCGAAGCGCACCTCGCCGACGTCCCGGCCGAGCCGCCGTTCCTTCTTGAGGGTGGTCTTGGCCAGTCCGGGGTAGGTGCCGCGCAGCCATTCGGGATAGCCGCCGTCGCCGGGCTTCACGTCGATCACCGGTGAGGCGAAGGTGCCGGTGACGTGCGGGGCGAACGGCCGCTGCTCCTGCACGAGATGGTCGAACTCGAAGATGCTGAGCCCGCAGGCCCGCAGCAGTTCCCCGGCGTCCCAGGTGAACCCGGGCCGGTGCACGAGGGCCTGGCAGTCGGACAGTCCGAGCGCGATGGCCCGTCCGGTGCCGAACGGCCCCCGCTCGTACGGGAAGAACCCGGCGGGCTCTGCGCCCTCGCGCAGCACCGCGACCCGGGCCCCGCGCCGGTACCGGCCGACGCCCGCCGCGAACTCCGGTGCGAGGAAGGGGTTGGAGTACTCGGGCGACGCGTCCATCGCGCGATGCCAGGCCGCGCGCAGCTCGGGCGTCAGCTCACCGGGTCTGTGGATGGTGATCTCCACCTCAGTTCGACCGCCCTTCCCCAGGCTCCGCGAGCGGTGTGCCGACGGCGGCACAGGCCGGTGAGGCGTGTGGATCATGGCTCATGGATCGCATGGGCGACCGCTCCCCCCATGACGCGCCGGGCGCGTCCTGCCACTGGTTCCGATGTGCGCAAAAGTTCCCCTCCGCGCGCGACCGCTCAAACGTCGCGAAACAGTACGCACACTGTCAAGGGTGCCTCAGGCGCCGGATGATCCGCCACGGGTCTGCCGACATCGTGACAACTCCGGTTCCCGCCCGGGGCCGGCGGGCCTCAGTGGGGGCGGCGTTCCGGCCGGTCCGGCATGGTACTCAGGTCCTGGCTGCCGATCACCGAGAGCAGCTCAAGCTGGGCGGCGCCCTCGGTGCCGGGCGGGGCGCTGAACCACAGCAGCCGCTGGCGGCCGTCCTCGCTGAACAGGCTGTGGCAGTCCAGTTCGATGACGCCGAGCGAGGGGTGCACGATGCGCTTGTGGTCGGTGCGGCGCAGCGCCACCTCCCGCTGCTCCCACAGTTCGGCGAACTCCGCGCTGCGCCGGCGCAGCGCGGCCACGAGCCGGGTGACGTCGGAGTCCTTGGCGCGCCGGGCGGCGACCGCCTGGAGGTCGGCGGTGAACACCCGGGAGTGGTGCGGATGGTCCTCGGCCGGGTAGATGCCCCGGGCGGCGGGGTCGGTGAACCAGCGGTACACGAAGCTCCGGTGGGGCCCGTGTCCGGTCGGCATCTCACCGAGGAGCGCCACGGCGAGGGGGTTCTGCACGAGCGTCTCGTGCAGGTCGGTGATGATCTGGGCCGGTGTGGTGGTGAGCCGGTCCAGCAGGCCGAGCAGGGCGGGCTGGACGAGCGCGGTGGGCCCGGACGCGAGGGCGGGCAGGGGGCGGTCGGCGAGATGGAACAGGTGATCGCGTTCGTCGCCGCCGAGCCGCAGGGCGCGGGCGAGGGCGGCCAGGACCTGAGTGGAGGGCTGGGCGCCGCGGCCCCGCTCCAGCTCGGTGTAGTAGTCGGCCGACAGACCGGCCAGCCGGGCCACCTCCTCGCGGCGCAGGCCCGGCACCCGGCGGCGGGGGCCCGCGGGCAGGCCGACGTCGGCGGGGCGGACCCGGTCGCGCCGGGATCTCAGGAAGGCGGCCAGTTCGGCATGGTTCACGCCGTCCATGGTCGCGTCTTCGCGCGGGCGCAGCCAGGGGTTGCCGGCCCCAGGGTGAGCGCAGCCGTGGCCGGCCGGTGCGCGCGGGCCCAGGCTGAGGGGGAACGCACCGCACCGCCTCGTCCGGCAGGAGACCCCTCATGCCGCTCAGGAGACGATCACCCGGCGGTCGGCGCCGCCCCGTTCCCCCTGCACCCACTCGACCTGACACCCACTCGACCAAGGAAAGACCCCATGCCGTTCGCGAATTTCAAGGTGCCCGCCGGAAGTCTGGACGAGGAGCAGAAGGAGCTGATCGTCACCCGTACGACCGAGTTGTACGTCGAGATCTACGGCGAGCGGTCCCGCGCCGGGACCATGGTCCTGGTGGAGGAGGTCCCGGACGGCGGCTGGGGCATCGGCGGGGGTGTCCTGAAACTCGCCATGCTCCAGGAGCCTGCCGGGGACTGACTGGCACACTGCCCGGTGATCGCGGCTCTCACGAAAGGCGGTACCTGATGTCGACCACCTCCCCGCGCGCCGTCCCCGAGCCCGCCGAGCTGCTGGCCGCGATGCCGTTCGCGGCCGGGCTGGGCGTCGAACTGCGCGAGGCCACGGCAGAACGGGTCGTCGGCGCGCTGCCCTGGTCGCCCGAGGCGTGCACCGCGGGCGGCGTCCTGCACGGTGGGGCGCTGATGGCCCTCGCGGACAGCGTCGGCGCGGTGTGCGCGTATCTGAACCTGCCCGAGGGCGCGGCCGGTACGTCGACGGTGGAGTCCAAGACGAACTTCCTGCGGGCGGTCACCGCCGGGCATGTCGTGGCCACCGCCCGGCCGCTGCATCTCGGCGGCACGCTCATCGTGATGCAGACGGACCTGCGCGACGACCGGGACCGGCTGGTCGGCCAGACCACCCAGACCCAGATGGTGCTGCGCAAGACCGGCGGCTGAGCGGCCGCAGACGAAGGCCGGTCCCCGTGCTGCGGGGGCCGGCCTTCGCCGTGCCGCGGACCGGGCCCGGCGCTCGCGCCGTGTGCCGTGCCCGGCCGTCCGCTGGACCGGGGTTTCACCCTGCGACTGGTCGAGCAGCAGTAAAGGAATCGTATGGTCTAGTCCAAAGCTCGCGTTGGTCTAGTCCAACTTATTGACGTGACCCCAACAGCTCCCGGAGGGTGGGGCTCCCCCCACCTGGGGACCTCCCCACCCCCACCCTCTGGAGGTACGCAGTGAGACCTCTCCGGGCATGTCTGGGCGCGGCGGCGGCCGTCACGCTCGCCGCCGCGGGCACGACCGCGCTCGTCGCGAGCAACGCCTCGGGGGCGACGACGGCGCTGAGCAATCGCTGGTACGCCGCCGCCCCCTATCTGATGCCGCTGGACAACGACCCGCCGGACCCGGCCGCCATCATGGACGCCACCGGCCTGAAGGCCTTCCAACTGGCCTTCGTCCTGGCCCCGAACGGCGGCGGCTGCTCGCCCACCTGGGGCGGCACCGCGTCCGTCTCCTCGGACACCGCCGTGCAGTCGATGATCAACACCATCCGCGCCAAGGGCGGCGACGTATCGGTCTCCATCGGCGGTTACGGCGGCACGAAGCTCGGGCAGGCCTGCGCGGACGCGGCGTCCACCGCGGCGGCGTACCAGCAGGTCATCACCAAGTACGGGCTGCACGCCATCGACTTCGACCTGGAGGAGCCGGAGTACGAGAACACCGCGGCCATCAAGAACGAGATCGGCGCGGCCAAGATCCTCCAGCAGAACAACCCGGGCCTGTACGTCTCGGTCACGACGGCCGGCACGGCGGACGGCACCGGCTGGTTCGGCAAGCAGATGCTGCTGGAGGCCAAGTCCCAGGGCTTCACGCCGAACAACTTCTCCATCATGCCGTTCGACGGCGGCTTCAACGGCGCGGCGAGCCAGACCAGCGCGCTGACCAACTTCAACGCGATCCTGCAGTCGACCTTCGGCTGGGACCAGGCGACCGCGTACGCCCACGAGGGCTTCTCCGGCATGAACGGCCGCAGCGACACGGGCGAGATCTTCACCCAGTCCGACTTCCAGACGGTGCTGGACTACGCGACGAACCACAACATGGACCGCTTCACGTTCTGGTCCCTGAACCGCGACCGGCAGTGCAGCCCGCCCGACAACGGGGGCCGTACGTCCGGCACGTGCTCCAGCGTGGCGCAGGGCGACTGGGACTTCGCCAAATACGCGGTGAAGTTCGCCGGCGCCACCCCGCCCACCACGACGCCGACGCCGACCCCCACGCCGACGCCGGCCTCCTGCAAGCCCGCATGGAGCTCCACAGCCGTGTACACGCAGGGGAACGAGGTCTCGTACGACAAGCACAACTGGAAGGCCAAGTGGTGGACCCAGAACGAGGTGCCCGGCGCCTCGGAATGGGGTCCCTGGCAGGACGAGGGCTCCTGCTGAACCTCTTGACGTGTCTGGTTCAGACCTCTAGCTTCTCGGGTCACCGACGACCAAGGATGCGTTCATTGTTCATCATGCTGAACGCATCCTTCGGTCAGAAGACCGGTTCGGCATCGGTCCGGAGAAGGGACCCCCCACATGACCCGATCACGACTGCTCGCGGCGCCGGCCGCCGCGGGCCTCGCCCTCGCCCTCGCGCTGTTCGGCGGCCCCAGCGCGCTCGCCGCCGACCCCCGCGTCGCGCCCGGCGGCAACTTCGACCTGTCCGTCTGGGAGCTGCAGGAGCCCGTCGGCTCCCCCGGCAGTCCGACCACCATCCCGTCGTCCCGGCTCCAGAGCGCGAACGGCTACCAGGACGCGTACTTCTACACCGACACCCGTGACGGCGCCATGACCTTCTGGGCGCCCGAGAAGGGCGTGACGACCCCGAACTCGAACTACGCCCGCTCCGAGCTGCGCGAGATGAACCGCGACGGCAGCCCCGCCGACTGGGCGCTGTCCGGCTCGCACCGGATGAGCGCGACCCTGCGCGTGGTGTCCGTGACCAAGAACGTGTGCGTCGGGCAGATCCACCTCGGCAGCGGCGGCTCCTCCACCAAGCCGCTGCTGGAGCTGTACTACCACGCGAACGGCGACATCGTCCTCGGCACCGAGAACTCCCCGTCCGGCGGACAGACCACGCACACCGTGGGGCACGTGTCGATCGGCAAGACCTGGAGCTACACCATCGCCGTCTCCGGCGGGAACACGATCGACCTGACCGTCGACGGCACCACCACCCATTACGGCATCCCGTCGTCGTTCCAGCAGTACAAGCAGTACTTCAAGGCCGGCTCCTACAACCAGTCCTCCTCGGACAGCACGACGAACGGCGCCCGCGTCGCGTTCTACGGCCTGACCGTCAAGCACGGCTGACACACGCCCCGACCTGCGCGACTGGTGGAAAGGGCCGGACGGTCGTAGCGTCGGGTGCACGCGCCAGGACAGAGCACGACGGCGGGAGCGACCATGCGCGGATCAGTGATGGGGACGGCGATCACGCTCGCGGCAGGCGCCCTTCTGACGGCCGCCATGACCACGGCCTCGGCGAGTCCGCCGACCGCGGCCGCCCGGACCGACGCCCCGCGCCCCGTCCTGGTCGACTGCACGTGGCACACGAACGTGCGGCCCACCGACTTCATCCTGGCCTGCGGCGACGGCAACAGCCGGCTCATGGGGCTCCACTGGAAGCAGTGGAGCCCGGACGCGGCGACGGCCACCGGCGTGAACATGGTCAACGACTGCAAGCCGTACTGCGCGGCCGGCCACTTCCACGGCTACCCGGTGACCGTGCGGCTGCAGGACCCCAAGCCCTGGAAGAAGCAGCCGGGCGTGCGGCACTACACGCTGATGACCCTCACCTACGCGCAGGGCCGGCCCGACGGCTTCCGGCAGGTCATGACCTACCCGCTCTGGGACTGAGCGCCGCGGAGCGGGTAGGCGCCGAGGCCTTCGTCAGGCGAGTTCGGCCAGGAGGTCGCCGCCCTCCACCTGCTGGATGCGGTTGATGGCCAGCCGGGAGACCCGGCCCGCCTTCGGGGCGGTGATGGTGGCCTCCATCTTCATGGCCTCGATGGTGGCCACGGTGGCGCCGGCGGCGACCTCGTCGCCCTCGGCCACCGCGAGCGTCACGACACCGGCGAACGGCGCCGCCACGTGTCCGGGATTGGACCGGTCGGCCTTCTCCGTCACCGGCACGTCCGTGGCCGCGTTGCGGTCGCGGACCTGGATGGGCCGCAGCTGACCGTTGAGCGTGGCCATCACCGTGCGCATGCCGCGCTCGTCGGCCTCGCCGATGGCCTGCAGCTCGATCAGCAGCCGGACGCCGGGCTCCAGGTCGACGGCGTACTCCTTGGCGGGCCGCAGACCGTAGAAGAACGCCTTGCTGTCCAGGATGCTGGTGTCGCCGAAGCTCTGCCGGTGCGTCTCGAACTCCCGCGTCGGGCCGGGGAACAGCAGCCGGTTGAGGGTGGCGCGGCGGTCCTTGGCGAGACCCTCGCGGTCCTCGGCGGACAGCTCGGGCGCGGGCTTGGGCGCACCCCGGCCCTGCAGCGCCTTGGTGCGGAACGGCTCGGGCCAGCCGCCGGGCGGGGTGCCCAGCTCGCCGCGCAGGAAGCCGATCACCGAGTCCGGGATGTCGAACCGGTCGGGGGTCTCCTCGAAGTCCTTCGGGGAGACCCCGGCGCCGACCAGGTGCAGGGCGAGGTCGCCGACCACCTTGGAGGACGGCGTGACCTTGACCAGGCGGCCGAGGATCCGGTCGGCGGCGGCGTACATCGCCTCGATGTCCTCGAAGCGGTCGCCGAGGCCGAGGGCGACGGCCTGCGTGCGCAGGTTGGACAGCTGGCCGCCGGGGATCTCGTGGTGGTAGACGCGGCCGGTCGGGGAGGCCAGGCCCGCCTCGAACGGGGCGTAGATCTTCCGCACGCCCTCCCAGTAGGGCTCCAGGTCGCCGACGGCCTGCAGGTCGAGGCCGGTGGGGCGGTCGGAGTGGTCGGTGGCGGCCACCAGCGCCGACAGCGACGGCTGGGAGGTCGTGCCGGCCATGGAGGCGACCGCGCCGTCCACCGCGTCGGCGCCCGCCTGGATGGCGGCGAGGTAGGTGGCGAGCTGGCCGCCCGCGGTGTCGTGCGTGTGCAGATGCACGGGCAGGTCGAATTCGCGGCGCAGCGCGGACACCAGCTTGGCGGCGGCCGGGGCGCGCAGCAGGCCCGCCATGTCCTTGATCGCGAGGACGTGGGCGCCGGCCTCGACGATCTGCTCGGCCAGGCGCAGGTAGTAGTCGAGGGTGTAGAGCCGCTCGGCGGGGTCGTTCAGGTCGGCGGTGTAGCAGAGGGCGACCTCGGCGATCGCGGTGCCCGTCTCGCGTACGGCGTCGATGGCGGGGCGCATCTGGCCGACGTCGTTGAGGGCGTCGAAGATGCGGAAGATGTCGATGCCGGTGGCGGCGGCCTCCTGCACGAAGGCGTCGGTGACCTCGGTCGGGTACGGCGTGTAGCCGACGGTGTTGCGGCCGCGCAGCAGCATCTGCAGGCAGATGTTGGGCACCGCCTCGCGCAGGGCGGCCAGCCGCTCCCAGGGGTCCTCGGCGAGGAAGCGCAGCGCCACGTCGTAGGTGGCGCCGCCCCAGCATTCCAGGGACAGCAGCTGCGGCAGGGTGCGGGCGACGACCGGGGCGACCGCGAGGAGGTCCTTGGTGCGCACCCGGGTGGCGAGCAGGGACTGGTGGGCGTCGCGGAAGGTGGTGTCGGTGACGCCGATGGTCGGTGACTCGCGCAGGTGCCGCGCGAAGCCCTCGGGGCCGAGTTCGACCAGCCGCTGGCGGGTGCCGGCCGGGGGCTCGCCGGTGGGCAGCGGCGGCAGCTTGGTGACGGGGTCGAGCAGGTCGGGGCGCTCGCCGTGCGGCTTGTTGACCGTGACGTCCGCGAGGTACGTCAGCAGCTTGGTGCCGCGGTCCGCCGAGGAGCGGGCGGTCAGCAGGTGCGGGCGCTGCTCGATGAAGGAGGTGGTGACCCGGCCCGCCTGGAAGTCGGGGTCGTCCAGGACGGCCTGGAGGAACGGGATGTTGGTGGCCACGCCGCGGATGCGGAACTCGGCCACGGCGCGCCGGGCCCGGCCCACGGCGGCCTTGAAGTCCCGGCCCCTGCAGGTGAGTTTGACCAGCATGGAGTCGAAGTGCGCGCTGATCTCCGTGCCGGCGTGGGTGGTGCCGCCGTCGAGCCGGATGCCGGAGCCGCCCGGGGAGCGGTAGGCGCTGATCCGGCCGGTGTCCGGGCGGAAGCCGTTGGCGGGGTCCTCGGTGGTGATGCGGCACTGCAGGGCGGCGCCGCGCAGGGTGATGGTGTCCTGGGCGAGGCCGAGGTCGGCGAGGGTCTCGCCGGAGGCGATCCTGAGCTGGGCCTGGACCAGGTCGACGTCGGTGACCTCCTCGGTCACGGTGTGCTCGACCTGGATGCGCGGGTTCATCTCGATGAAGACGTGGTTGCCGGCCGGGTCGAGGAGGAACTCGACGGTGCCCGCGTTGCGGTAGCCGATCTCGCGGGCGAAGCGCACCGCGTCGTCGCAGATCCGCTGCCGTACCTCGGGGTCGAGGTTGGGGGCGGGGGCCAGCTCGATGACCTTCTGGTGGCGGCGCTGGAGGGAGCAGTCGCGCTCGTAGAGGTGGATGACGTTGCCCTCGGCGTCGGCGAGGATCTGCACCTCGATGTGGCGCGGGTCGACGACGGCCTTCTCCAGGAACACGGTCGGGTCGCCGAAGGCGGCGTCGGCCTCGCGGGAGGCGGCCTCAATGGACTCGCGCAGCAGGGCGGGGTCCTCCACGCGGCGCATGCCGCGCCCGCCGCCGCCCGCGACGGCCTTGACGAACACCGGGAAGCCGATCTCCTCGGCGGCGCGCACCAGTTCGTCCACGTCGGTGGAGGGCTGGGAGGAGCCGAGCACGGGCACGCCGGCCGCGCGCGCGGCGGCGACCGCGCGGGCCTTGTTGCCGGTCAGCTCCAGGGTGGCCGCGCTCGGGCCGACGAAGGTGATGCCCGCCTCCTCGCAGGCGCGGGCGAGTTCGGGGTTCTCGGACAGAAAGCCGTAGCCCGGGTACACGGCGTCGGCGCCGGCCCGGCGGGCGGCGCCCACGATCTCCTCGACGGAGAGGTAGGCCCGCACGGGGTGCCCCGGCTCGCCGATCTCGTACGCCTCGTCGGCCTTCAGCCGGTGCAGCGAGTTGCGGTCCTCGTGCGGGAACACCGCGACGGTGCGCGCGCCCAGCTCGTAGCCCGCCCGGAACGCACGGATCGCGATCTCGCCACGGTTGGCGACCAGCACCTTGCGGAACATCGTGGATTCCCTTCAGCTGCCCTGCCGGCGAGGAACACCATGGTGTCTGCCACGCCCTGCCGTACCTCGCGGGCCACCTTAGGGGCTGGCCGCGCGGGTCCCTGTGCGAAAACCATCACATCGAGGGGGTGTGCGGCGCCACAGTTCCGCGCGTCGGGGTCAGCGTTCCAGGGAGGTCATCGCCGTGTCCTTCGGCCGTTCGGCGCCCGTCCGCGCGGGCACGGACGCGGTCGGGGCGGGGATCGCGGCCCGCATGTCGGGCGCGGCGCCGCCGTCCCGGACGGCCAGGAGGGCGCGCAGGCACGCCCGCGGGCGCGGGCGGCGGCCGTGCAGCAGGCCTAGGACGATGGCCGCGGCCACGGCGATCAGATGCTCGCGGCCGGCCAGGTTGGGCACGGCGATGGACTCCCAGACCATCGAGCCGCCGGTCAGGGTGAACACCACCGGCGCGCGTTTCACGACCGAGAGATAGGTGAACAGGCCGACGACGGCCGCGGACGGTCCGGTGTCGAGCACCTGCGCGTCCGCGTGCGGCAGCCCTAAGCCCCACCAGCCGGGACCCAGCGCGATCATCACGCGGGCGGTGAGCGTGCCGGCCACGGTGGTGGCGTAGGCGATCGCCAGGGTGCGGGCCCGGCCGAGGGCCAGCTCGGCCCAGGCGAAGGCGAGGAACAGCTGGGTGATGCCCGCCCACACGGGCAGGTCGAGCGCCGGCACGTACAGCGACACGGGTGTGCGCAGCAGCGACAGCCACAGCGGCAGCTCGGCCCTGACGCCGCCGAGCCGGGTCACCCACAGCGCGCCGAGCGGGTGCTGGGCGACGGCGTG
This genomic interval from Streptomyces sp. NBC_00557 contains the following:
- a CDS encoding GNAT family N-acetyltransferase, with the translated sequence MEITIHRPGELTPELRAAWHRAMDASPEYSNPFLAPEFAAGVGRYRRGARVAVLREGAEPAGFFPYERGPFGTGRAIALGLSDCQALVHRPGFTWDAGELLRACGLSIFEFDHLVQEQRPFAPHVTGTFASPVIDVKPGDGGYPEWLRGTYPGLAKTTLKKERRLGRDVGEVRFEFDERDPEMLRTLMRWKSAQYRRTGRMDRFSRPWIVGLVDHLFRVREEHFTGVLSVLYAGDRPVAAHFGPRSSTVLAAWFTAYDPELHYYSPGLMMHLRTAEAAARHGVTLVDLGRGDKEYKDWLKTRELRVAEGFAARPHPVALAHRLWRRPVRGLRNTVNAHPRLRDPADQLLKTVGRWRTQTVAAASPGRRKHLPDR
- a CDS encoding helix-turn-helix transcriptional regulator, with the protein product MNHAELAAFLRSRRDRVRPADVGLPAGPRRRVPGLRREEVARLAGLSADYYTELERGRGAQPSTQVLAALARALRLGGDERDHLFHLADRPLPALASGPTALVQPALLGLLDRLTTTPAQIITDLHETLVQNPLAVALLGEMPTGHGPHRSFVYRWFTDPAARGIYPAEDHPHHSRVFTADLQAVAARRAKDSDVTRLVAALRRRSAEFAELWEQREVALRRTDHKRIVHPSLGVIELDCHSLFSEDGRQRLLWFSAPPGTEGAAQLELLSVIGSQDLSTMPDRPERRPH
- a CDS encoding tautomerase family protein; this translates as MPFANFKVPAGSLDEEQKELIVTRTTELYVEIYGERSRAGTMVLVEEVPDGGWGIGGGVLKLAMLQEPAGD
- a CDS encoding PaaI family thioesterase; amino-acid sequence: MSTTSPRAVPEPAELLAAMPFAAGLGVELREATAERVVGALPWSPEACTAGGVLHGGALMALADSVGAVCAYLNLPEGAAGTSTVESKTNFLRAVTAGHVVATARPLHLGGTLIVMQTDLRDDRDRLVGQTTQTQMVLRKTGG
- a CDS encoding carbohydrate-binding protein; its protein translation is MRPLRACLGAAAAVTLAAAGTTALVASNASGATTALSNRWYAAAPYLMPLDNDPPDPAAIMDATGLKAFQLAFVLAPNGGGCSPTWGGTASVSSDTAVQSMINTIRAKGGDVSVSIGGYGGTKLGQACADAASTAAAYQQVITKYGLHAIDFDLEEPEYENTAAIKNEIGAAKILQQNNPGLYVSVTTAGTADGTGWFGKQMLLEAKSQGFTPNNFSIMPFDGGFNGAASQTSALTNFNAILQSTFGWDQATAYAHEGFSGMNGRSDTGEIFTQSDFQTVLDYATNHNMDRFTFWSLNRDRQCSPPDNGGRTSGTCSSVAQGDWDFAKYAVKFAGATPPTTTPTPTPTPTPASCKPAWSSTAVYTQGNEVSYDKHNWKAKWWTQNEVPGASEWGPWQDEGSC
- a CDS encoding polysaccharide lyase family 7 protein — encoded protein: MTRSRLLAAPAAAGLALALALFGGPSALAADPRVAPGGNFDLSVWELQEPVGSPGSPTTIPSSRLQSANGYQDAYFYTDTRDGAMTFWAPEKGVTTPNSNYARSELREMNRDGSPADWALSGSHRMSATLRVVSVTKNVCVGQIHLGSGGSSTKPLLELYYHANGDIVLGTENSPSGGQTTHTVGHVSIGKTWSYTIAVSGGNTIDLTVDGTTTHYGIPSSFQQYKQYFKAGSYNQSSSDSTTNGARVAFYGLTVKHG
- a CDS encoding pyruvate carboxylase — its product is MFRKVLVANRGEIAIRAFRAGYELGARTVAVFPHEDRNSLHRLKADEAYEIGEPGHPVRAYLSVEEIVGAARRAGADAVYPGYGFLSENPELARACEEAGITFVGPSAATLELTGNKARAVAAARAAGVPVLGSSQPSTDVDELVRAAEEIGFPVFVKAVAGGGGRGMRRVEDPALLRESIEAASREADAAFGDPTVFLEKAVVDPRHIEVQILADAEGNVIHLYERDCSLQRRHQKVIELAPAPNLDPEVRQRICDDAVRFAREIGYRNAGTVEFLLDPAGNHVFIEMNPRIQVEHTVTEEVTDVDLVQAQLRIASGETLADLGLAQDTITLRGAALQCRITTEDPANGFRPDTGRISAYRSPGGSGIRLDGGTTHAGTEISAHFDSMLVKLTCRGRDFKAAVGRARRAVAEFRIRGVATNIPFLQAVLDDPDFQAGRVTTSFIEQRPHLLTARSSADRGTKLLTYLADVTVNKPHGERPDLLDPVTKLPPLPTGEPPAGTRQRLVELGPEGFARHLRESPTIGVTDTTFRDAHQSLLATRVRTKDLLAVAPVVARTLPQLLSLECWGGATYDVALRFLAEDPWERLAALREAVPNICLQMLLRGRNTVGYTPYPTEVTDAFVQEAAATGIDIFRIFDALNDVGQMRPAIDAVRETGTAIAEVALCYTADLNDPAERLYTLDYYLRLAEQIVEAGAHVLAIKDMAGLLRAPAAAKLVSALRREFDLPVHLHTHDTAGGQLATYLAAIQAGADAVDGAVASMAGTTSQPSLSALVAATDHSDRPTGLDLQAVGDLEPYWEGVRKIYAPFEAGLASPTGRVYHHEIPGGQLSNLRTQAVALGLGDRFEDIEAMYAAADRILGRLVKVTPSSKVVGDLALHLVGAGVSPKDFEETPDRFDIPDSVIGFLRGELGTPPGGWPEPFRTKALQGRGAPKPAPELSAEDREGLAKDRRATLNRLLFPGPTREFETHRQSFGDTSILDSKAFFYGLRPAKEYAVDLEPGVRLLIELQAIGEADERGMRTVMATLNGQLRPIQVRDRNAATDVPVTEKADRSNPGHVAAPFAGVVTLAVAEGDEVAAGATVATIEAMKMEATITAPKAGRVSRLAINRIQQVEGGDLLAELA